Proteins from a genomic interval of Piscinibacter sp. HJYY11:
- a CDS encoding uroporphyrinogen-III synthase: MRVLVTRPRAQAGEWVRLLRDAGLQAEALPLIKIAPATDGAALAGAWQGLHELALVVFVSPNAVSCFFDGRPDGLAWPEVVVAASPGPGTTRVLRALGVQQIVEPAADAPQFDSEALWEQLSARDWQGRKVLIVRGESGRDWLAERLRERGAVLEFVAAYGRTLPALSSRERGLLDDARATPSGHLWLFSSSEAITNLQSLAPDADWAPSLALATHPRITQTARTLGFGRVLEARPSAEAVVACIQSISS, encoded by the coding sequence ATGCGCGTGCTCGTCACCCGGCCCAGGGCGCAAGCCGGTGAATGGGTGCGTTTGCTGCGTGATGCAGGCTTGCAGGCCGAGGCGCTGCCCTTGATCAAGATCGCGCCCGCCACGGATGGCGCGGCGTTGGCTGGCGCGTGGCAAGGCCTGCACGAGCTGGCGCTGGTGGTGTTCGTGAGCCCGAATGCCGTGAGCTGCTTCTTCGATGGCAGGCCCGACGGGCTGGCTTGGCCGGAGGTGGTGGTGGCCGCCTCGCCGGGGCCGGGCACGACGCGCGTGCTGCGTGCGCTCGGCGTGCAACAGATCGTGGAGCCGGCGGCCGACGCGCCCCAGTTCGATTCCGAAGCGCTGTGGGAGCAGCTCTCAGCGCGCGACTGGCAGGGCCGCAAGGTGCTGATCGTGCGAGGCGAGAGCGGCCGGGACTGGCTGGCCGAGCGGCTGCGCGAGCGGGGCGCGGTGCTGGAGTTCGTGGCCGCGTATGGCCGCACGCTGCCCGCCTTGTCTTCCAGGGAGCGTGGTCTGCTCGACGATGCACGCGCGACACCGTCCGGCCACCTGTGGCTCTTCAGCAGCTCCGAGGCCATCACCAACCTGCAGTCTCTGGCGCCCGACGCCGATTGGGCGCCGTCGCTGGCGCTCGCCACCCACCCGCGCATCACTCAGACCGCGCGCACGCTCGGCTTCGGGCGTGTGCTCGAAGCCCGCCCCAGCGCTGAGGCCGTGGTGGCCTGCATACAATCGATTTCATCGTGA
- the hemC gene encoding hydroxymethylbilane synthase: protein MSHAAPAPLLIATRESRLALWQAEHVQALLKSRFGLDVGLLGMTTRGDQILDRTLSKVGGKGLFVKELETALEEGRAHLAVHSLKDVPMELPDGFVLAAVLEREDPRDALVSNTFASLAELPQGAKVGTSSLRRVVLLRALRPDLQIEPLRGNLDTRLRKLDEGQYDAIVLAAAGLKRLGLANRIRATFETTEMLPAAGQGALGIEVLADAGPLRAQLADLIHRPTWLAVHAERAVSRSLGGSCSMPLAAHAVWHGDQLQLSAALGDGQTTTRPLLRVSVQASVVDADAASALGEEAAALLRAAGADVYLAAT, encoded by the coding sequence ATGTCGCACGCCGCCCCTGCTCCACTCCTGATCGCCACCCGTGAAAGCCGTCTCGCCCTCTGGCAGGCCGAGCATGTGCAGGCGCTGCTGAAGTCGCGTTTCGGGCTCGACGTGGGCCTGCTCGGCATGACCACGCGCGGCGACCAGATCCTCGACCGCACGCTCTCCAAGGTGGGCGGCAAGGGGCTCTTCGTCAAGGAGCTGGAAACGGCGCTCGAGGAAGGCCGCGCCCATCTGGCCGTGCATTCGCTGAAGGACGTGCCGATGGAGTTGCCCGACGGCTTCGTGCTGGCCGCGGTGCTCGAGCGCGAGGATCCGCGCGATGCGCTGGTGTCGAACACGTTCGCCTCCCTGGCGGAGCTGCCGCAGGGCGCCAAGGTGGGCACCTCCAGCTTGCGCCGGGTGGTGCTGCTCAGGGCGCTGCGCCCCGACCTGCAGATCGAGCCCCTGCGCGGCAACCTCGACACCCGCCTGCGCAAGCTCGACGAGGGCCAGTACGACGCGATCGTGCTGGCCGCGGCCGGCCTGAAGCGTCTGGGCCTGGCCAATCGCATCCGCGCCACCTTCGAGACGACCGAGATGCTGCCGGCCGCGGGGCAGGGCGCGCTCGGCATCGAGGTGCTCGCCGACGCCGGCCCGCTGCGGGCGCAACTCGCCGACCTGATCCATCGTCCCACCTGGCTCGCGGTCCATGCGGAGCGCGCGGTGTCGCGCAGCCTGGGGGGCAGCTGCAGCATGCCGCTGGCGGCGCATGCGGTGTGGCATGGCGACCAGCTCCAGCTGAGCGCGGCCCTTGGCGACGGGCAGACGACGACCCGTCCGCTGCTGCGGGTGTCGGTGCAGGCGTCGGTGGTCGACGCCGACGCGGCCAGTGCGCTGGGCGAAGAGGCTGCGGCCCTCCTGCGGGCGGCCGGCGCCGACGTCTATCTCGCAGCGACCTGA
- a CDS encoding AraC family transcriptional regulator: MPSPRPDAPSQRAETAPRRSQVYVYADGFMFSCDGMVAPRTERYTATMLFATSDEPIEIEVGGQRERAEIAVLKPFVPKSLHSPHQAFVSIGINPMHPGYRAFTRMAAPGFAAMPRSLFPQLAPRLHALRNGVLDMPQARHVFEQCVEAITRLLPPLRPLDPRIERVTALLARDHRQALDTLADQACLSYYRMSHLFSHEMGLSLRQYVLSLKIHAAARCIGAGLSLTATAHEAGFTDSAHLSRVWTKAFGGPPSHFLNERRFAIQPTQAVNAALQEAA; this comes from the coding sequence ATGCCCTCCCCGCGCCCTGACGCCCCCTCGCAGCGTGCCGAGACCGCACCGCGCCGGTCGCAGGTGTACGTCTACGCCGACGGCTTCATGTTCTCGTGCGACGGCATGGTGGCGCCGCGCACCGAGCGCTACACCGCGACGATGCTCTTTGCCACTTCCGATGAGCCGATCGAGATCGAAGTCGGCGGCCAGCGCGAGCGGGCCGAGATCGCCGTGCTCAAGCCCTTCGTGCCCAAGTCGCTGCATTCGCCGCACCAGGCCTTCGTGAGCATCGGCATCAACCCCATGCACCCCGGCTACCGCGCCTTCACCCGCATGGCCGCGCCGGGCTTTGCCGCCATGCCCAGAAGCCTCTTTCCGCAGCTGGCGCCGCGCCTGCACGCCCTGCGCAACGGCGTGCTCGACATGCCCCAGGCACGGCATGTCTTCGAGCAGTGCGTCGAGGCGATCACGCGCCTCTTGCCGCCGCTCCGCCCGCTGGACCCGCGCATCGAGCGCGTGACCGCGCTGCTGGCGCGAGACCACCGCCAGGCGCTGGACACCCTCGCCGACCAGGCCTGCCTGTCGTACTACCGCATGTCGCACCTGTTCTCGCACGAGATGGGGCTGTCGCTGCGGCAATACGTGCTGTCGCTCAAGATCCACGCAGCGGCACGCTGCATCGGGGCCGGCCTGAGCCTGACCGCCACCGCGCACGAAGCGGGGTTCACCGATTCGGCCCACCTCTCGCGCGTGTGGACCAAGGCCTTCGGTGGGCCACCGTCGCACTTCCTCAACGAGCGGCGCTTCGCGATCCAGCCGACACAGGCCGTCAACGCGGCCTTGCAGGAAGCGGCCTAG
- the ppc gene encoding phosphoenolpyruvate carboxylase, with amino-acid sequence MPRARPDDDKNLPLVADIRLLGRILGDVIREQEGKPAFELIEHVRRLSVAYRLKHDAQAGKALDRLLKNLSADQTVSVIRAFSYFSHLANIAEDRHHVRRREHHEREGHLQEGSLAMSLNRLADADIRATEIAKTLEHAYISPVLTAHPTEVQRKSILDAERAIAELVSQRDKLGTTRELDQNEALIRARVTQLWQTRMLRYTKLTVADEIENALSYYQSTFLRQIPRLYRELEDALPGHPIAPFFRMGNWIGGDRDGNPNVSAETLQMALRRQAETALRYYLTEVHELGAELSISAMLSPVTPEMQALAAASPDQGAHREDEPYRRALIGMYARLAATLHELTGTEALRHAVAPQSPYAQSSEFLRDLQVIATSLKSHHAQALIAPRLKPLMRAVQVFGFHLATVDLRQSSDKHEAVVTELLSIARIEADYAALEEPARRELLLRLLNDARPLRVHGAEYSELARGEVAIFETALKMRRAYGREALRHYIISHTEDVSDLLEVLLLQKEAGLMRGTLDDSASCDLIVSPLFETIGDLRRAGPIMRDYYALPGIAQMMVRSGREQDVMLGYSDSNKDGGSFTSNWELYRAETTLVKLFDELKQEHGIVLRLFHGRGGTVGRGGGPSFQAILAQPPGTVNGQIRLTEQGEVINSKYANPEIGLRNLETLVAATLEATLLHPTKTAPKAFLDAADAISTASMAAYRKLVYETPGFTDYFFAATPIREIAELNIGSRPASRKATRAIEDLRAIPWSFSWGQCRVALPGWCGFGSAINAFLGSNAKERKERLLLLQRMHKQWPFFRTLLSNLDMVLAKTDLGIAARYVELVEDKRLGKKIFAAIEAEWRATSDALGLITGEKKRLATNPSLARSIEHRFPYLDPLNHLQVELMRRYRQQRDDDPAIERVKRGIHISINGVAAGLRNTG; translated from the coding sequence ATGCCCCGCGCCCGTCCCGACGACGACAAGAACCTGCCCCTGGTTGCCGACATCCGCCTGCTCGGGCGCATCCTCGGCGACGTGATTCGCGAGCAGGAGGGCAAACCGGCCTTCGAGTTGATCGAACACGTGCGGCGCCTCTCGGTGGCCTACCGCCTGAAGCACGATGCGCAGGCCGGCAAGGCGCTCGACCGCCTGCTGAAGAACCTCTCGGCCGACCAGACCGTGAGCGTGATCCGCGCCTTCAGCTACTTCAGCCACCTCGCCAACATCGCCGAAGACCGCCACCACGTGCGCCGCCGCGAGCACCACGAGCGCGAAGGCCACCTGCAGGAAGGCTCGCTCGCCATGAGCCTCAACCGCCTGGCCGATGCCGACATCCGCGCCACCGAGATCGCCAAGACGCTCGAGCATGCCTACATCTCGCCGGTGCTCACCGCCCACCCGACCGAAGTGCAGCGCAAGAGCATCCTCGATGCCGAACGCGCCATCGCCGAGCTCGTGAGCCAGCGCGACAAGCTCGGCACCACGCGCGAGCTTGACCAGAACGAAGCGCTGATCCGGGCCCGCGTGACGCAGCTGTGGCAGACGCGCATGCTGCGCTACACCAAGCTCACCGTGGCCGACGAGATCGAGAACGCGCTCAGCTACTACCAGAGCACCTTCCTGCGCCAGATCCCGCGCCTGTACCGCGAGCTGGAGGACGCCCTGCCCGGCCACCCGATCGCGCCCTTCTTCCGCATGGGCAACTGGATCGGCGGCGACCGCGACGGCAACCCCAACGTGAGCGCCGAGACGCTGCAGATGGCGCTGCGCCGCCAGGCCGAGACCGCGCTGCGCTACTACCTGACCGAGGTGCACGAGTTGGGCGCCGAGCTGTCGATCTCGGCCATGCTTTCACCCGTCACGCCCGAGATGCAGGCGCTGGCGGCCGCTTCGCCCGACCAGGGCGCGCACCGCGAAGACGAGCCGTATCGCCGCGCCCTGATCGGCATGTACGCCCGCCTCGCGGCCACGCTGCACGAGCTGACCGGCACCGAAGCGCTGCGCCATGCCGTCGCGCCGCAGTCGCCGTATGCGCAAAGCAGCGAGTTCCTGCGCGACCTGCAGGTGATCGCGACCTCGCTCAAGTCGCACCACGCGCAGGCGCTCATTGCGCCGCGCCTGAAGCCGCTGATGCGTGCGGTGCAGGTGTTCGGCTTCCATCTGGCGACCGTCGACCTGCGGCAAAGCTCCGACAAGCACGAGGCCGTGGTCACCGAGCTGCTGAGCATCGCGCGCATCGAGGCCGACTACGCCGCGCTCGAGGAACCCGCGCGCCGCGAGCTGCTGCTGCGCCTGCTCAACGACGCGCGCCCGCTGCGCGTGCACGGCGCCGAGTACTCCGAGCTGGCCCGAGGCGAGGTGGCCATCTTCGAGACCGCGCTCAAGATGCGCCGCGCCTATGGCCGCGAAGCGCTGCGCCACTACATCATTTCGCACACCGAAGACGTGAGCGACCTGCTGGAGGTGCTGCTCCTCCAGAAGGAAGCCGGCCTGATGCGCGGCACGCTCGATGACTCGGCCAGCTGCGATCTCATCGTCTCGCCGCTCTTCGAGACCATCGGCGACCTGCGCCGCGCCGGCCCGATCATGCGCGACTATTACGCGCTGCCCGGCATCGCGCAGATGATGGTGCGCTCGGGCCGCGAGCAGGACGTGATGCTCGGCTACAGCGACAGCAACAAGGACGGCGGCTCCTTCACCAGCAACTGGGAGCTCTACCGCGCCGAGACCACACTGGTGAAGCTCTTCGACGAGCTCAAGCAGGAACACGGCATCGTGCTGCGCCTCTTCCACGGCCGCGGCGGCACGGTGGGCCGCGGCGGCGGCCCGAGCTTCCAGGCCATCCTGGCCCAGCCCCCGGGCACGGTGAACGGGCAGATCCGCCTCACCGAGCAGGGCGAGGTCATCAACTCCAAGTACGCCAACCCCGAGATCGGCCTGCGCAACCTCGAGACGCTCGTCGCCGCCACGCTCGAGGCCACGCTGCTGCACCCGACGAAGACGGCGCCCAAGGCCTTCCTCGACGCGGCCGACGCGATCAGCACCGCCAGCATGGCCGCCTACCGCAAGCTCGTGTACGAGACCCCGGGCTTCACCGACTACTTCTTCGCCGCCACGCCCATCCGCGAGATCGCCGAGCTCAACATCGGCTCGCGCCCCGCGTCACGCAAGGCCACGCGCGCGATCGAAGACCTGCGCGCCATTCCCTGGAGCTTCAGCTGGGGCCAGTGCCGTGTGGCGCTGCCGGGCTGGTGCGGCTTCGGCTCGGCGATCAACGCCTTCCTCGGCTCCAACGCGAAGGAACGCAAGGAGCGCCTGCTGTTGCTGCAGCGCATGCACAAGCAGTGGCCCTTCTTCCGCACGCTCTTGTCCAACCTCGACATGGTGCTCGCGAAGACCGACCTCGGCATCGCCGCGCGCTACGTCGAGCTGGTGGAAGACAAGCGCCTGGGCAAGAAGATCTTCGCGGCGATCGAAGCCGAATGGCGCGCCACGTCAGACGCCCTCGGCCTCATCACCGGCGAGAAGAAGCGGCTGGCGACCAACCCCTCGCTCGCGCGCTCGATCGAGCACCGCTTCCCCTACCTCGACCCGCTGAACCATCTGCAGGTCGAGCTGATGCGCCGCTACCGTCAGCAGCGAGACGACGACCCGGCCATCGAACGTGTGAAGCGCGGCATCCACATCTCCATCAACGGGGTCGCCGCCGGCCTGCGCAACACCGGCTGA